The stretch of DNA TTTTCAGGGAATTATCTATCCCGACTACCCGAAACGATCAGCCAATTCTGTCGGTGGAATCATGAGAGGTGGTTCATGAACAGGAAACCCGTTGCAATTGTAACCGGCGGTGGAAAGGGTATTGGTGCGGCATGCTGTCGAGCATTGTCCGTGGAAGGATTCCAGGTAGGCGTTCATTACCGTAGCAGTGAGGAACAAGCAAAGGCTGTTCTTGCTGAAATCGGCGATGGCTTTCTCCTCCAGGCGGATCTTGCCGACACCGACCAGGTAGAAGCCCTGGTCAATACGGTGAAGCAAACAGCGGGACACGTGGATGTTCTTGTCAATAATGCCGGAGTATCGGTAAATGCCGATATCAACAGTATGAAAATTGAGCAATTCGATGCTCAGCGTGCAGTTACACGCGGAACCTGGTACCTGACCAAACGAATCATCCGCCTCTTTATGCTGCGTCAGGGAGGGGGTCGTATCATTAATATATCCAGTGTCGTAGGGCATACCGGCAACGGCGGCCAGATTCCTTACACCATGGAAAAGGCGGCCATTGATGCCTTCACAAAATCCCTGTCGAAAGAATTAGCGGGGCGTAATATCCTCGTCAATTCAGTAGCTCCGGGATTCATTGAGACAGAGATGACGCAGCAGCTTCCCGAAGAGGTACAAAAGAGAATTCTCGATAATATTTCATTGAACCGTATAGGACGTCCCGAGGAAGTAGCCGAAGTGGTGGCTTTTCTCGCAACGCGCGGTTCATATATATCCGGAAGCGTCGTCCATGTGAACGGGGGACTTTATGGCGGCTGATCGGGAAACGATGGTCCGGATTCTCAATAGCGTTCCCCAGCAACATCCCTTTCGCTTTATCGACGAGATACTGGAACTGGATGATGAACATATTGTGGGCTCTTACCGCTTTCGTGAGGACGAGTATTTTTATCGGGGTCATTTCCCTGACCAACCGATCACTCCGGGAGTCATTCTTATTGAAACTATGGCACAAATGGGCGTTGTTGCTTTTGGTCTTTATCTTTACACAAAGCAGATAAATACGTCCATCGATGCATCAAAAGAGTTGACTACACTTTTTACTCTTGCAGAAGGGGTGGAGTTTACCGGGCTTGTGAGGCCTGGTGAGCGGGTGATTACCCGTGGTCAAAAAATATATTTTCGCATGGGAAATTTAAAATCGAAGGTCACCATGGAAAGGGAAAATGGTGAAATGGTGAGTTCTGGTGTATTGGCCGGA from Deltaproteobacteria bacterium encodes:
- a CDS encoding 3-oxoacyl-ACP reductase FabG, encoding MNRKPVAIVTGGGKGIGAACCRALSVEGFQVGVHYRSSEEQAKAVLAEIGDGFLLQADLADTDQVEALVNTVKQTAGHVDVLVNNAGVSVNADINSMKIEQFDAQRAVTRGTWYLTKRIIRLFMLRQGGGRIINISSVVGHTGNGGQIPYTMEKAAIDAFTKSLSKELAGRNILVNSVAPGFIETEMTQQLPEEVQKRILDNISLNRIGRPEEVAEVVAFLATRGSYISGSVVHVNGGLYGG
- a CDS encoding beta-hydroxyacyl-ACP dehydratase is translated as MAADRETMVRILNSVPQQHPFRFIDEILELDDEHIVGSYRFREDEYFYRGHFPDQPITPGVILIETMAQMGVVAFGLYLYTKQINTSIDASKELTTLFTLAEGVEFTGLVRPGERVITRGQKIYFRMGNLKSKVTMERENGEMVSSGVLAGRGVSFRI